In Lutra lutra chromosome 6, mLutLut1.2, whole genome shotgun sequence, the following are encoded in one genomic region:
- the TOMM6 gene encoding mitochondrial import receptor subunit TOM6 homolog produces MASSGVGVSAAGATNEAPEIPDNVGDWLRGVYRFATDRNDFRRNLILNLGLFAAGVWLARNLSDIDLMAPQPGV; encoded by the exons ATGGCTTCCAGTGGAGTCGGCGTGAGCGCTGCTGGCGCGACAAATGAAGCACCCGAGATTCCGGACAACGTGGGAGATTGGCTCCGGGGCGTCTACCGCTTCGCCACCGACAGGAACGATTTCCGGAG GAACTTGATCCTCAATTTGGGACTTTTTGCTGCGGGCGTTTGGCTGGCCAGGAATTTGAGTGACATTGACCTAATGGCACCTCAGCCTGGGGTGTAG
- the PRICKLE4 gene encoding prickle-like protein 4, whose protein sequence is MSVLNSDWPHQGESLSPQEPGPPANSDSDPSHLPEKYPEGTSAQGPEVLSLGLPGRDTHGAPNWPELRILLQQLPPQDSDERYCLALGEDELAELRLFCAQRRREALGQGVACRVSPKLAEHTCEKCREQLRPGEYGVFAAPAGERRGWHPACFACQACGQALINLIYFYHDGHLYCGRHHAELLRPRCPACDQLIFSRRCTEAEGRRWHENHFCCQDCAGPLGGGRYALPGGGPCCPSCFESRYSDAGWSQALALEGRALLGEARLGRVEEGDCAPLDAATISRAALPAAGSGSSPGTQRGLLGSSPEQEGRAGDEAEAPKGRERGRLETPLDAKQDAPCPTCSSSSDSEPEGFFLGQRLPGPWKTPGSLQAGDGDNSRKHCTIC, encoded by the exons ATGTCAGTTCTGAACTCTGACTggccccaccaaggagagagcctcaGCCCTCAGGAGCCAGGTCCACCGGCCAACTCAGACAGTGACCCAAGCCACTTGCCAGAGAAGTACCCTGAGGGGACTTCTGCTCAG GGTCCTGAAGTTCTGAGCTTGGGGCTCCCTGGCCGGGACACCCACGGGGCCCCCAACTGGCCTGAGCTTCGGATCCTCCTGCAGCAGCTGCCTCCACAGGACAGTGAT GAGCGCTACTGCCTGGCCCTTGGGGAGGATGAGCTGGCCGAGCTGCGGCTCTTCTGTGCCCAGCGGAGGCGGGAGGCCCTGGGACAGGGGGTGGCCTGCAGGGTATCTCCCAAGCTGGCAGAACACACCTGTGAGAAG TGCAGGGAGCAGCTGAGGCCCGGGGAGTACGGAGTGTTCGCAGCTCCGGCAGGAGAGCGGCGCGGCTGGCACCCGGCTTGCTTTGCCTGCCAGGCCTGCGGCCAGGCCCTGATAAACCTCATCTACTTCTACCACGACGGGCATCTCTACTGTGGCCGTCATCATGCAGAGCTGCTGCGACCACGCTGCCCAGCTTGTGACCAG ctgaTCTTCTCCCGGCGCTGCACTGAGGCGGAGGGACGGCGCTGGCACGAAAACCACTTCTGCTGCCAGGACTGCGCTGGGCCCTTGGGCGGGGGACGTTATGCTTTGCCGGGGGGCGGCCCTTGCTGCCCCAGCTGCTTTGAGAGTCGCTATTCGGATGCCGGCTGGAGCCAGGCCCTTGCACTGGAAGGGAGGGCCTTGTTAG GGGAAGCGAGACTCGGTAGAGTTGAAGAGGGAGACTGCGCCCCGCTGGACGCCGCTACCATCTCCCGGGCAGCCCTCCCCGCCGCTGGCTCCGGCTCCAGTCCGGGAACCCAGAGGGGGCTGCTTGGATCCAGTCCGGAACAGGAGGGTCGAGCTGGGGACGAGGCGGAGGCACCCAAAGGGCGGGAGCGGGGCCGCCTGGAGACGCCCCTCGATGCCAAGCAGgatgccccctgccccacctgctccTCTTCTTCTGACTCGGAACCCGAAGGCTTTTTCTTAGGCCAGCGCCTTCCCGGTCCCTGGAAGACCCCCGGAAGCCTCCAGGCTGGGGACGGCGACAACTCCAGGAAACACTGCACCATCTGCTAG